The Rana temporaria chromosome 13, aRanTem1.1, whole genome shotgun sequence genome has a window encoding:
- the PBXIP1 gene encoding pre-B-cell leukemia transcription factor-interacting protein 1 isoform X1: MVSPMEEGIEAGSTVSPMEEGIEAGSMVSPMEEGIETGSMVSPMEEGSEPTAQNRLGGGGEGYFTVFLVLDGGKDSIVCQDPGEEMAESGENRDTENNWVIPNTEGLPVETVGYERAEPRPGHEGAKPAGPEPSAVPEREETGVQEVKGPESSLQEPESPPTTEIPPHQEKLEIPPEEEPQQRLGEESGLRRRLARYIEKLARFLPDSPPLGGLRSWGRSSASGTGGDLEEVSCSSSEDDAEGLRKRTARGAPPTSVGPAPREAAQEEAEAGISLTLNKCIIAAVALVALAGLIFTGGLGGDEDLPQSVVPRSARGGDEPPHIIAPHTIADIQEWLHQHADQFTGDPDSLQVMNDLLDKVAKENQEIRHIQAKLQAQKEELEALVHGGDKTTPEFRLTEENVRLKDALLREETGHLSAKEELQTLQEKVETLEADSGENELLTSENAQLKADLEAAKSQIEGFLTQKETLVAESQMLRQELDKQRSLVVSLRQDLEGMTSNTSQAEDEKGIKGQISEMSSRLVMEAQRSETWEKKYVEHAQKRKELVGEEAKPHGRKEWKKGDKWGKGSDSDAPGEQFRKPHFKHGKEHGKRRVEDGQPESQHEEWKGKKYENKREKKHRHWEGEKTGTEDGELHPHESDSWKDKGKENRWKDSPHHPDNEKNWKDKHSGHHHGEAGDGFHPRKGQREFSEGQNHGEDKRREHGDKAHGKNHRHHDHNKFWKKLSNHQYRVPEGCSGMEDCARKDGIDLFNVELKPVERKRFEEILQNYLAKCDLSKHLPELVPLLDGFFEGPYFAHQNIRFKDFVDDVEDFLEDLAKKETGNDDLVDDFERFVYTNFFGEAAIKKRSHKKDGHRKSYKSDRRPNPSKPEETTESDLNQTNPKFSNKIDFKVDADNSHYKPYKGKDRKGYSEKSGSPSRHHDDDDDNNDHGWRKHKFEKDAKSHQEDHHETSGCSFNQSVDFLHEQREWPKSNEKDPNHGYRSFHEKHHDRNKDGGHLNEEYKDRQGHLPKNKLKTEDHKDPHGKDRHGHNNSSFMDHGEDLERPFHHQPKQYRKKQEKDAINEYYRSSQPQYEKHEGHHHEHKPRKEGEGHHHEHKPRKEGEDHHHEHKPRKEGEGHHHENKPWKKDHSDHHEHKPRKEGDGDNHHKHKSWKEGDDDNHHKHKSLKEGDGDHHKHKSWKEGNGDHHKHKSWKEGDGDHHKHKSWKEGDGDHHKHKSWKEGDADHHKHKSLKEGDKNDHHKHKSWKEGDGDNHHKHKSLKEGDGDHHKHKSWKEGDGDHHKHKSMKEGDDDNHHKHKSLKEGDGDHHKHKSLKEGDGDHHKHKSWKEGDGDHHKHKSMKEGDDDDHHKHKSLKEGDGDHHKHKSWKEGDADHHKHKSLKEGDKNDHHKHKSWKEGDGDNHHKHKSLKEGDGDHYKHKSWKEGDGGNHHKHKSLKEGDDDDHHKHKSWKQGDGDHYKYKSLKEGDGDHHKHKSLKEGDGDHHKHKSWKEGDGDHRKHKSWKEGDGDHRKHKSWKEREGDNHKHKSWKESDGDHHKRKSGKDGEGHHLEHKQWKEQGHKHDDHRQKPYKDKLEENKHQSHHNKYDDNEHKSRSNHKDHGKNRNE; encoded by the exons ATGGTGTCACCGATGGAGGAGGGGATAGAAGCAGGAAGTACGGTGTCACCGATGGAGGAGGGGATAGAAGCAGGAAGTATGGTGTCACCGATGGAGGAGGGGATAGAAACAGGAAGTATGGTGTCACCGATGGAGGAAGGAAGTGAGCCGACGGCTCAGAATAGATTgggcgggggaggggaggggtactTCACAGTGTTTTTGGTCTTGGATGGAGGGAAGGATTCGATCGTCTGTCAG GATCCCGGAGAGGAGATggcggagagcggagaaaaccGCGACACCGAGAACAACTGGGTGATCCCCAATACTGAG GGCCTCCCAGTGGAGACGGTCGGGTACGAGCGCGCAGAACCGCGGCCCGGCCATGAAGGGGCGAAACCCGCAG GTCCAGAACCGTCCGCCGTTCCCGAGAGAGAGGAGACGGGAGTGCAGGAGGTGAAG GGGCCGGAGTCTTCTCTTCAGGAGCCTGAGTCTCCTCCCACCACCGAAATCCCGCCCCACCAGGAAAAGCTGGAGATCCCCCCAGAGGAGGAGCCGCAGCAGAGGCTGGGGGAGGAGTCAGGACTGCGCAGAAGATTGG CGCGTTACATTGAGAAGTTAGCGCGGTTCCTCCCCGATTCCCCACCGCTGGGCGGACTCAGGAGCTGGGGGCGGAGCTCTGCCAGCGGAACAG GAGGAGATCTGGAGGAAGTGAGCTGCTCCAGCAGCGAGGACGACGCGGAGGGTCTCCGGAAGCGTACTGCGAGAGGAGCTCCGCCCACCAGCGTAGGACCCGCCCCCAGGGAGGCCGCGCAGGAGGAGGCGGAGGCCGGGATCTCGCTCACCCTCAATAAATGTATTATTGCCGCCGTGGCTTTGGTGGCCCTCGCTGGCCTGATCTTCACAG GCGGCCTGGGAGGAGATGAAG ATCTCCCTCAGAGCGTCGTCCCGCGGAGCGCAAGAGGAGGAGACGAGCCGCCGCACATCATCGCGCCGCACACCATCGCCGACATCCAG GAGTGGCTTCATCAACATGCCGACCAGTTTACCGGGGATCCGGACAGCCTTCAGGTTATGAACGACCTTCTGGATAAAGTTGCCAAGGAAAACCAAGAGATTCGGCACATTCAGGCCAAACTTCAG GCTCAGAAGGAGGAACTGGAAGCGTTGGTGCACGGCGGAGACAAAACCACTCCGGAGTTTAGATTGACAGAAGAAAATGTGAGGCTGAAGGACGCTCTCCTCCGAGAAGAGACCGGTCACCTCTCCGCCAAGGAGGAACTGCAGACCCTACAGGAGAAGGTGGAGACCTTGGAGGCCGACAGTGGAGAGAACGAGCTCTTGACCTCTGAGAACGCCCAGCTGAAAGCCGACCTGGAGGCCGCCAAGAGCCAGATCGAGGGATTCCTGACTCAGAAGGAGACTCTGGTGGCAGAATCTCAGATGCTTCGCCAGGAGTTGGACAAACAGCGGTCGTTGGTGGTCTCCCTCAGGCAGGATCTGGAGGGCATGACGTCCAATACCAGCCAGGCGGAGGACGAGAAAGGAATAAAAGGCCAGATCTCGGAGATGAGCAGCAGGTTGGTGATGGAGGCTCAGAGGTCGGAGACGTGGGAGAAGAAGTACGTGGAGCATGCGCAGAAAAGGAAAGAGCTGGTCGGGGAAGAGGCGAAGCCCCATGGTCGTAAAGAATGGAAAAAAGGAGATAAGTGGGGTAAAGGTTCAGATTCGGACGCCCCAGGGGAACAGTTCAGGAAGCCGCATTTCAAACACGGAAAAGAACATGGAAAAAGACGGGTGGAAGACGGGCAACCGGAATCCCAGCATGAAGAATGGAAGGGTAAAAAGTACGAAAATAAGCGGGAAAAGAAGCATCGGCACTGGGAGGGGGAGAAAACCGGGACAGAAGATGGAGAGCTCCATCCACATGAGTCTGACAGCTGGAAGGACAAAGGCAAAGAGAACCGGTGGAAGGACTCGCCTCACCATCCCGACAACGAGAAAAACTGGAAGGACAAACACTCCGGTCATCACCACGGAGAAGCCGGAGATGGTTTCCACCCTCGCAAAGGCCAGAGAGAATTCTCCGAAGGCCAGAACCATGGAGAAGACAAGAGACGGGAACACGGGGACAAAGCCCACGGCAAAAACCACCGACACCATGACCATAACAAGTTCTGGAAGAAGCTCTCAAACCACCAGTACCGGGTTCCCGAAGGATGCTCCGGCATGGAAGACTGCGCCCGCAAAGACGGCATCGACCTTTTCAACGTAGAGCTGAAACCGGTTGAGAGGAAACGGTTCGAAGAGATCCTGCAGAACTACCTGGCCAAGTGCGATCTCTCCAAACACCTCCCCGAGCTGGTACCTCTGCTTGATGGCTTCTTCGAGGGGCCCTATTTCGCCCATCAGAATATCCGCTTTAAGGACTTTGTGGACGATGTGGAAGACTTCCTGGAGGACCTCGCAAAGAAGGAGACCGGGAATGATGACCTGGTGGATGATTTCGAGAGATTTGTCTACACCAACTTCTTTGGAGAGGCCGCCATTAAGAAAAG ATCACACAAGAAAGATGGCCACCGAAAAAGCTACAAATCCGACCGCCGACCCAACCCCAGTAAACCGGAGGAGACGACCGAATCCGACCTCAACCAAACCAACCCGAAATTTTCAAACAAGATAGACTTCAAAGTGGATGCAGACAATTCTCACTACAAACCCTACAAGGGGAAAGATAGGAAGGGTTACAGTGAAAAGTCCGGGTCTCCGAGCCGCCAtcacgacgacgacgacgacaaCAATGATCACGGATGGAGGAAACATAAATTCGAGAAAGATGCAAAATCCCATCAGGAGGACCATCATGAGACATCGGGATGTTCCTTCAACCAGAGCGTAGATTTCCTTCATGAGCAGAGAGAGTGGCCTAAGTCCAATGAGAAGGATCCCAACCACGGTTACAGATCCTTCCATGAAAAGCACCATGACAGAAACAAAGATGGTGGACATCTTAATGAGGAATACAAGGACAGGCAAGGACACCTTCCCAAGAATAAGCTCAAGACAGAAGACCATAAAGATCCACATGGAAAGGACAGACATGGACACAATAATTCATCTTTTATGGACCACGGTGAAGACCTGGAACGGCCATTTCACCATCAACCTAAACAATACAGGAAGAAACAGGAGAAAGACGCCATTAATGAGTATTATCGGTCATCTCAGCCACAATATGAAAAACATGAGG GTCACCACCATGAACACAAGCCAAGGAAGGAAGGTGAGGGTCACCACCATGAACACAAGCCAAGGAAGGAAGGTGAGGATCACCACCATGAACACAAGCCAAGGAAGGAAGGTGAGGGTCATCACCATGAAAACAAGCCATGGAAAAAAGATCACAGTGACCATCATGAACACAAGCCAAGGAAGGAAGGTGATGGTGACAACCACCATAAACACAAGTCATGGAAGGAAGGTGATGACGACAACCACCATAAGCACAAGTCATTGAAGGAAGGTGATGGAGACCACCATAAACACAAATCATGGAAGGAAGGTAATGGAGACCACCATAAACACAAGTCATGGAAGGAAGGTGATGGAGACCACCATAAACACAAGTCATGGAAGGAAGGTGATGGAGACCATCATAAACACAAGTCATGGAAGGAAGGTGATGCAGACCACCATAAACACAAGTCATTGAAGGAAGGTGATAAAAACGACCACCATAAACACAAATCATGGAAGGAAGGTGATGGTGACAACCACCATAAGCACAAGTCATTGAAGGAAGGTGATGGAGACCACCATAAACACAAATCATGGAAGGAAGGTGATGGTGACCACCATAAACACAAGTCAATGAAGGAAGGTGATGACGACAACCACCATAAGCACAAGTCATTGAAGGAAGGTGATGGAGACCACCATAAGCACAAGTCATTGAAGGAAGGTGATGGAGACCACCATAAACACAAATCATGGAAGGAAGGTGATGGTGACCACCATAAACACAAGTCAATGAAGGAAGGTGATGATGACGACCACCATAAGCACAAGTCATTGAAGGAAGGTGATGGAGACCACCATAAACACAAATCATGGAAGGAAGGTGATGCAGACCACCATAAACACAAGTCATTGAAGGAAGGTGATAAAAACGACCACCATAAACACAAATCATGGAAGGAAGGTGATGGTGACAACCACCATAAGCACAAGTCATTGAAGGAAGGTGATGGAGACCACTATAAACACAAATCATGGAAGGAAGGTGATGGTGGCAACCACCATAAGCACAAGTCATTGAAGGAAGGTGATGATGACGACCACCATAAGCACAAATCATGGAAGCAAGGTGATGGTGACCACTATAAATACAAGTCATTGAAGGAAGGTGATGGAGACCACCATAAGCACAAGTCATTGAAGGAAGGTGATGGAGACCACCATAAACACAAGTCATGGAAGGAAGGTGATGGAGACCACCGTAAACACAAGTCATGGAAGGAAGGTGATGGAGACCACCGTAAACACAAGTCATGGAAGGAACGTGAGGGTGACAACCATAAACACAAGTCATGGAAGGAAAGTGATGGTGACCATCATAAACGCAAGTCAGGGAAGGATGGTGAAGGCCACCACCTTGAACATAAGCAATGGAAGGAGCAAGGCCACAAGCATGATGACCACAGACAGAAACCCTACAAGGACAAGTTGGAAGAAAACAAACATCAATCCCACCATAACAAGTACGATGACAATGAGCATAAATCCAGATCCAACCACAAAGACCATGGAAAAAATAGGAACGAATAG
- the PBXIP1 gene encoding pre-B-cell leukemia transcription factor-interacting protein 1 isoform X11, whose protein sequence is MVSPMEEGIEAGSTVSPMEEGIEAGSMVSPMEEGIETGSMVSPMEEGSEPTAQNRLGGGGEGYFTVFLVLDGGKDSIVCQDPGEEMAESGENRDTENNWVIPNTEGLPVETVGYERAEPRPGHEGAKPAGPEPSAVPEREETGVQEVKGPESSLQEPESPPTTEIPPHQEKLEIPPEEEPQQRLGEESGLRRRLARYIEKLARFLPDSPPLGGLRSWGRSSASGTGGDLEEVSCSSSEDDAEGLRKRTARGAPPTSVGPAPREAAQEEAEAGISLTLNKCIIAAVALVALAGLIFTGGLGGDEDLPQSVVPRSARGGDEPPHIIAPHTIADIQEWLHQHADQFTGDPDSLQVMNDLLDKVAKENQEIRHIQAKLQAQKEELEALVHGGDKTTPEFRLTEENVRLKDALLREETGHLSAKEELQTLQEKVETLEADSGENELLTSENAQLKADLEAAKSQIEGFLTQKETLVAESQMLRQELDKQRSLVVSLRQDLEGMTSNTSQAEDEKGIKGQISEMSSRLVMEAQRSETWEKKYVEHAQKRKELVGEEAKPHGRKEWKKGDKWGKGSDSDAPGEQFRKPHFKHGKEHGKRRVEDGQPESQHEEWKGKKYENKREKKHRHWEGEKTGTEDGELHPHESDSWKDKGKENRWKDSPHHPDNEKNWKDKHSGHHHGEAGDGFHPRKGQREFSEGQNHGEDKRREHGDKAHGKNHRHHDHNKFWKKLSNHQYRVPEGCSGMEDCARKDGIDLFNVELKPVERKRFEEILQNYLAKCDLSKHLPELVPLLDGFFEGPYFAHQNIRFKDFVDDVEDFLEDLAKKETGNDDLVDDFERFVYTNFFGEAAIKKRSHKKDGHRKSYKSDRRPNPSKPEETTESDLNQTNPKFSNKIDFKVDADNSHYKPYKGKDRKGYSEKSGSPSRHHDDDDDNNDHGWRKHKFEKDAKSHQEDHHETSGCSFNQSVDFLHEQREWPKSNEKDPNHGYRSFHEKHHDRNKDGGHLNEEYKDRQGHLPKNKLKTEDHKDPHGKDRHGHNNSSFMDHGEDLERPFHHQPKQYRKKQEKDAINEYYRSSQPQYEKHEGHHHEHKPRKEGEGHHHEHKPRKEGEDHHHEHKPRKEGEGHHHENKPWKKDHSDHHEHKPRKEGDGDNHHKHKSWKEGDDDNHHKHKSLKEGDGDHHKHKSWKEGDGDHHKHKSMKEGDDDDHHKHKSLKEGDGDHHKHKSWKEGDADHHKHKSLKEGDKNDHHKHKSWKEGDGDNHHKHKSLKEGDGDHYKHKSWKEGDGGNHHKHKSLKEGDDDDHHKHKSWKQGDGDHYKYKSLKEGDGDHHKHKSLKEGDGDHHKHKSWKEGDGDHRKHKSWKEGDGDHRKHKSWKEREGDNHKHKSWKESDGDHHKRKSGKDGEGHHLEHKQWKEQGHKHDDHRQKPYKDKLEENKHQSHHNKYDDNEHKSRSNHKDHGKNRNE, encoded by the exons ATGGTGTCACCGATGGAGGAGGGGATAGAAGCAGGAAGTACGGTGTCACCGATGGAGGAGGGGATAGAAGCAGGAAGTATGGTGTCACCGATGGAGGAGGGGATAGAAACAGGAAGTATGGTGTCACCGATGGAGGAAGGAAGTGAGCCGACGGCTCAGAATAGATTgggcgggggaggggaggggtactTCACAGTGTTTTTGGTCTTGGATGGAGGGAAGGATTCGATCGTCTGTCAG GATCCCGGAGAGGAGATggcggagagcggagaaaaccGCGACACCGAGAACAACTGGGTGATCCCCAATACTGAG GGCCTCCCAGTGGAGACGGTCGGGTACGAGCGCGCAGAACCGCGGCCCGGCCATGAAGGGGCGAAACCCGCAG GTCCAGAACCGTCCGCCGTTCCCGAGAGAGAGGAGACGGGAGTGCAGGAGGTGAAG GGGCCGGAGTCTTCTCTTCAGGAGCCTGAGTCTCCTCCCACCACCGAAATCCCGCCCCACCAGGAAAAGCTGGAGATCCCCCCAGAGGAGGAGCCGCAGCAGAGGCTGGGGGAGGAGTCAGGACTGCGCAGAAGATTGG CGCGTTACATTGAGAAGTTAGCGCGGTTCCTCCCCGATTCCCCACCGCTGGGCGGACTCAGGAGCTGGGGGCGGAGCTCTGCCAGCGGAACAG GAGGAGATCTGGAGGAAGTGAGCTGCTCCAGCAGCGAGGACGACGCGGAGGGTCTCCGGAAGCGTACTGCGAGAGGAGCTCCGCCCACCAGCGTAGGACCCGCCCCCAGGGAGGCCGCGCAGGAGGAGGCGGAGGCCGGGATCTCGCTCACCCTCAATAAATGTATTATTGCCGCCGTGGCTTTGGTGGCCCTCGCTGGCCTGATCTTCACAG GCGGCCTGGGAGGAGATGAAG ATCTCCCTCAGAGCGTCGTCCCGCGGAGCGCAAGAGGAGGAGACGAGCCGCCGCACATCATCGCGCCGCACACCATCGCCGACATCCAG GAGTGGCTTCATCAACATGCCGACCAGTTTACCGGGGATCCGGACAGCCTTCAGGTTATGAACGACCTTCTGGATAAAGTTGCCAAGGAAAACCAAGAGATTCGGCACATTCAGGCCAAACTTCAG GCTCAGAAGGAGGAACTGGAAGCGTTGGTGCACGGCGGAGACAAAACCACTCCGGAGTTTAGATTGACAGAAGAAAATGTGAGGCTGAAGGACGCTCTCCTCCGAGAAGAGACCGGTCACCTCTCCGCCAAGGAGGAACTGCAGACCCTACAGGAGAAGGTGGAGACCTTGGAGGCCGACAGTGGAGAGAACGAGCTCTTGACCTCTGAGAACGCCCAGCTGAAAGCCGACCTGGAGGCCGCCAAGAGCCAGATCGAGGGATTCCTGACTCAGAAGGAGACTCTGGTGGCAGAATCTCAGATGCTTCGCCAGGAGTTGGACAAACAGCGGTCGTTGGTGGTCTCCCTCAGGCAGGATCTGGAGGGCATGACGTCCAATACCAGCCAGGCGGAGGACGAGAAAGGAATAAAAGGCCAGATCTCGGAGATGAGCAGCAGGTTGGTGATGGAGGCTCAGAGGTCGGAGACGTGGGAGAAGAAGTACGTGGAGCATGCGCAGAAAAGGAAAGAGCTGGTCGGGGAAGAGGCGAAGCCCCATGGTCGTAAAGAATGGAAAAAAGGAGATAAGTGGGGTAAAGGTTCAGATTCGGACGCCCCAGGGGAACAGTTCAGGAAGCCGCATTTCAAACACGGAAAAGAACATGGAAAAAGACGGGTGGAAGACGGGCAACCGGAATCCCAGCATGAAGAATGGAAGGGTAAAAAGTACGAAAATAAGCGGGAAAAGAAGCATCGGCACTGGGAGGGGGAGAAAACCGGGACAGAAGATGGAGAGCTCCATCCACATGAGTCTGACAGCTGGAAGGACAAAGGCAAAGAGAACCGGTGGAAGGACTCGCCTCACCATCCCGACAACGAGAAAAACTGGAAGGACAAACACTCCGGTCATCACCACGGAGAAGCCGGAGATGGTTTCCACCCTCGCAAAGGCCAGAGAGAATTCTCCGAAGGCCAGAACCATGGAGAAGACAAGAGACGGGAACACGGGGACAAAGCCCACGGCAAAAACCACCGACACCATGACCATAACAAGTTCTGGAAGAAGCTCTCAAACCACCAGTACCGGGTTCCCGAAGGATGCTCCGGCATGGAAGACTGCGCCCGCAAAGACGGCATCGACCTTTTCAACGTAGAGCTGAAACCGGTTGAGAGGAAACGGTTCGAAGAGATCCTGCAGAACTACCTGGCCAAGTGCGATCTCTCCAAACACCTCCCCGAGCTGGTACCTCTGCTTGATGGCTTCTTCGAGGGGCCCTATTTCGCCCATCAGAATATCCGCTTTAAGGACTTTGTGGACGATGTGGAAGACTTCCTGGAGGACCTCGCAAAGAAGGAGACCGGGAATGATGACCTGGTGGATGATTTCGAGAGATTTGTCTACACCAACTTCTTTGGAGAGGCCGCCATTAAGAAAAG ATCACACAAGAAAGATGGCCACCGAAAAAGCTACAAATCCGACCGCCGACCCAACCCCAGTAAACCGGAGGAGACGACCGAATCCGACCTCAACCAAACCAACCCGAAATTTTCAAACAAGATAGACTTCAAAGTGGATGCAGACAATTCTCACTACAAACCCTACAAGGGGAAAGATAGGAAGGGTTACAGTGAAAAGTCCGGGTCTCCGAGCCGCCAtcacgacgacgacgacgacaaCAATGATCACGGATGGAGGAAACATAAATTCGAGAAAGATGCAAAATCCCATCAGGAGGACCATCATGAGACATCGGGATGTTCCTTCAACCAGAGCGTAGATTTCCTTCATGAGCAGAGAGAGTGGCCTAAGTCCAATGAGAAGGATCCCAACCACGGTTACAGATCCTTCCATGAAAAGCACCATGACAGAAACAAAGATGGTGGACATCTTAATGAGGAATACAAGGACAGGCAAGGACACCTTCCCAAGAATAAGCTCAAGACAGAAGACCATAAAGATCCACATGGAAAGGACAGACATGGACACAATAATTCATCTTTTATGGACCACGGTGAAGACCTGGAACGGCCATTTCACCATCAACCTAAACAATACAGGAAGAAACAGGAGAAAGACGCCATTAATGAGTATTATCGGTCATCTCAGCCACAATATGAAAAACATGAGG GTCACCACCATGAACACAAGCCAAGGAAGGAAGGTGAGGGTCACCACCATGAACACAAGCCAAGGAAGGAAGGTGAGGATCACCACCATGAACACAAGCCAAGGAAGGAAGGTGAGGGTCATCACCATGAAAACAAGCCATGGAAAAAAGATCACAGTGACCATCATGAACACAAGCCAAGGAAGGAAGGTGATGGTGACAACCACCATAAACACAAGTCATGGAAGGAAGGTGATGACGACAACCACCATAAGCACAAGTCATTGAAG GAAGGTGATGGAGACCACCATAAACACAAATCATGGAAGGAAGGTGATGGTGACCACCATAAACACAAGTCAATGAAGGAAGGTGATGATGACGACCACCATAAGCACAAGTCATTGAAGGAAGGTGATGGAGACCACCATAAACACAAATCATGGAAGGAAGGTGATGCAGACCACCATAAACACAAGTCATTGAAGGAAGGTGATAAAAACGACCACCATAAACACAAATCATGGAAGGAAGGTGATGGTGACAACCACCATAAGCACAAGTCATTGAAGGAAGGTGATGGAGACCACTATAAACACAAATCATGGAAGGAAGGTGATGGTGGCAACCACCATAAGCACAAGTCATTGAAGGAAGGTGATGATGACGACCACCATAAGCACAAATCATGGAAGCAAGGTGATGGTGACCACTATAAATACAAGTCATTGAAGGAAGGTGATGGAGACCACCATAAGCACAAGTCATTGAAGGAAGGTGATGGAGACCACCATAAACACAAGTCATGGAAGGAAGGTGATGGAGACCACCGTAAACACAAGTCATGGAAGGAAGGTGATGGAGACCACCGTAAACACAAGTCATGGAAGGAACGTGAGGGTGACAACCATAAACACAAGTCATGGAAGGAAAGTGATGGTGACCATCATAAACGCAAGTCAGGGAAGGATGGTGAAGGCCACCACCTTGAACATAAGCAATGGAAGGAGCAAGGCCACAAGCATGATGACCACAGACAGAAACCCTACAAGGACAAGTTGGAAGAAAACAAACATCAATCCCACCATAACAAGTACGATGACAATGAGCATAAATCCAGATCCAACCACAAAGACCATGGAAAAAATAGGAACGAATAG